In Plasmodium gaboni strain SY75 chromosome 14, whole genome shotgun sequence, one genomic interval encodes:
- a CDS encoding hypothetical protein (conserved Plasmodium protein, unknown function), translating to MTNCCFRCCIFYEDAQEEDYLFFDEYFLKDYNEKNDDKKIKEECNNKKEPPSLENNKKKFLDYIQNEADSKNCPLKDIYKDIYINFYVCKKCNGFHNIDIILFYNENSKFHHDLKQYVDDVLIIIDQNIKNNIINNMKYIIESYTNNVDIIFFFLYLYVNNILNSNFLFNIQSYNEYYIKIKKFIILENIIQSHQPYLNNRIHKMFSYFLIYIFMFFSYNHIFKTLNLDHHQINLITTLYDNSVLVFRNKICEHKNNKINYKEHINDKTLDDIHLYNVMQSANDSFVSDHRKGYNKKRKKDNQKGCKNENKNENIYKYDETNIYTHNKHNYNDYNNNTGNHEMVGHNKDLKEVSHIKQSELNIRTSEHSSHYNEQEKVILNESKTYQMYISFNNLCICGYYNKYNKEISQTEWIINNISNSVLSIEECISHIFNNVFSFSTSTFIGSGREDKDARMMNIGRPFVYVLKDTKFSFLNFFLFFSNLSNKQKGLKNYNTMNLKTIEEYNQFLIQQNKNNIKKEQYEYILKNDIQKNTNLPYDNNNYNHHQNDIKEQNLQLNDIYPLIKQKKENNSLSILDIKKNIFMNIFLHIENLKQQSYNNNIEDMSQNIINNIYNLNSFFKLPLSYSFNKELEVLFSNMCSFKYNSNYMYSLNIKKDTETNILTNIKEKKEQIKKNNDNNNINNNPHDINQLAEIKLNNLSFSTNYELVKKLMKYGEERKKEYKCIIYHSSKMNKNKIQEINEQIYNYEPQTLTYVLNIMQKTPIRVLHRRSLINRERKIFQFKLIYLHEHFSLLYLLAQSGLYIKEFVNGDKGRTIPNLKQFFGDDTYVNILNLDVAKLVYD from the coding sequence ATGACTAATTGTTGCTTTCGATgttgtatattttatgaagATGCACAAGAAGAGGACTATTTATTTTTCgatgaatattttttaaaagattacaatgaaaaaaatgatgataaaaaaataaaagaagaatgtaataataaaaaggaacCACCCTctttagaaaataataaaaaaaaattcttagattatatacaaaatgaaGCAGATAGTAAAAATTGCCCCCTTaaggatatatataaagatatatatatcaatttttatgtatgcaaaaaatgtaatggatttcataatatagatataatcttattttataatgaGAACAGCAAATTTCATCATGATCTTAAACAATATGTAGACGATGTACTCATTATAATAgatcaaaatataaaaaataatattattaataatatgaaatatattatcgAATCCTATACTAACAATGTAgatatcatttttttttttctctatttatatgtaaataatatattaaatagTAACTTCCTTTTCAACATACAATCTTATAATGagtattatattaaaataaaaaagtttatcatattagaaaatattatacaaagTCACCAACcttatttaaataatagAATACATAAAATGTTCTCATATTTtctcatatatatattcatgtttttttcttataatcACATCTTTAAAACACTCAATCTTGACCACCACCAAATCAATCTTATTACAACCTTGTATGACAATTCAGTGTTAGTTtttagaaataaaatatgtgaacataaaaataataaaataaattataaagaaCACATAAACGATAAAACCTTAGATGATATACACTTATACAACGTAATGCAATCTGCAAATGATAGTTTTGTTAGTGACCACAGAAAAggatataataaaaaaagaaaaaaagacaATCAAAAAGGATgtaaaaatgaaaataaaaatgaaaatatttataaatatgatgaaactaatatatatacacataataaacacaattataatgattataacaataatacAGGTAACCATGAAATGGTAGGACATAATAAAGATTTAAAAGAAGTAAGTCATATAAAACAAAGTGAGCTTAACATAAGAACATCAGAACATTCTTCTCATTATAACGAACAAGAAAAagtaatattaaatgaatcTAAAACTTATCAGATGTATATATCgtttaataatttatgtatttgtggatattataataaatataataaagaaatatcACAAACAGAGTggataataaataatatatctaacAGCGTATTATCAATTGAAGAATGTATTTCACATATTTTCAATAatgttttttctttttcaaCCTCTACATTTATAGGATCAGGTCGAGAAGATAAAGATGCACGAATGATGAATATAGGAAGACCATTCGTTTATGTTTTAAAAGACACcaaattttcttttttaaatttttttttattttttagtAATTTGTCAAATAAACAAAAAGGattgaaaaattataatacTATGAATCTAAAAACGATAGAAGAATATAACCAATTCCTTATacaacaaaataaaaataatataaaaaaagaacagtatgaatatattttaaaaaatgatatacaaaaaaatacaaacctaccatatgataataacaattataatcatcatcaaaatgatattaaagaacaaaatttacaacttaatgatatatatccattaattaaacaaaaaaaagaaaataattcCTTATCTATTTTAgatatcaaaaaaaatatttttatgaacatatttttacatattgAAAATCTAAAACAAcaatcatataataataacatagAGGATATGTcacaaaatattattaataatatatataatttaaatagTTTTTTTAAACTACCCCTTTCTTATAGTTTTAATAAGGAACTAGAAGTCCTTTTTTCAAATATGTGctcatttaaatataattcaaattatatgtattctttaaatattaaaaaggaCACTGAAACAAATATCCTTActaatataaaagaaaaaaaagaacaaattaaaaaaaataatgataacaacaatataaataataatccACATGATATTAATCAATTGGCTGAAATTAAATTAAACAATTTAAGTTTTAGCACGAATTATGAGTTGGTAAAAAAACTTATGAAATATGGagaagaaagaaaaaaagaatataaatgtatCATCTATCATTCTTctaaaatgaataaaaataaaatacaagaaattaatgaacaaatatataattatgaacCACAAACATTAAcatatgtattaaatattatgcAGAAAACACCAATTAGGGTTCTTCATAGAAGGTCATTAATAAATAGAGAAAGGAAAATATTTcaatttaaattaatttatctACATGaacatttttctttattatatttattagCTCAATCAGGACTCTATATTAAAGAATTTGTAAATGGTGATAAGGGAAGAACCATACCTAATTTAAAACAATTTTTTGGAGATGACACatatgttaatattttaaatttgGACGTAGCAAAATTGGTATATGATTGA